A portion of the Geminocystis sp. NIES-3709 genome contains these proteins:
- a CDS encoding tyrosine-type recombinase/integrase — MWLRHTFASTALANGADLLLVSKSLGHSNISTTSRYLHTIKTECATDYVDF; from the coding sequence GTGTGGTTAAGGCATACTTTTGCTTCTACTGCTTTAGCTAATGGTGCAGATTTACTCTTAGTATCCAAGAGTTTGGGGCATAGTAATATTTCCACTACTAGCCGTTACCTCCATACCATTAAAACTGAATGTGCCACTGATTATGTTGATTTTTAG